From the genome of Impatiens glandulifera chromosome 9, dImpGla2.1, whole genome shotgun sequence, one region includes:
- the LOC124914387 gene encoding uncharacterized protein DR_0269-like — protein MMSLERQINLDNQREIMETMELFQNQLDEIQAEENAKAGAEKEQTRITQGEPSRRGDNVSTDTRSKQKPESDVNPRPTKRRGGRTSGGDRGGRPGSDRGGRTSGSDRGGRTSGGDCGGRSGGSSRGGRALPPF, from the exons ATGATGAGCCTTGAAAGAcaaatcaatcttgataatcaACGAGAGATTATGGAAACAATGGAATTATTTCAGAATCAGCTGGATGAAATTCAAG CTGAAGAGAATGCGAAAGCTGGTGCTGAGAAAGAACAGACTCGTATTACTCAAGGTGAGCCTAGTAGAAGAGGTGACAATGTATCAACCGACACTAGATCCAAACAAAAGCCAGAAAGTGATGTAAACCCAAGGCCAACCAAAAGACGCGGAGGTCGTACCAGtggtggtgatcgtggtgggCGACCTGGTAGTGATCGCGGAGGTCGTACCAGTGGTAGTGATCGCGGAGGTCGTACCAGTGGTGGTGATTGTGGTGGGAGATCTGGTGGAAGCAGTCGGGGTGGACGTGCTCTTCCTCCGTTCTAG